The following coding sequences are from one Ancylobacter sp. TS-1 window:
- the ribD gene encoding bifunctional diaminohydroxyphosphoribosylaminopyrimidine deaminase/5-amino-6-(5-phosphoribosylamino)uracil reductase RibD produces the protein MTCKSRDEALMAAALSVGSRELGHTWPNPAVGALVVRETPQGPLVLGRGWTARGGRPHAEPQALAQAGEAARGATLYVTLEPCSHHGQTPPCVDAVRAAGIERVVAAIEDPDFRVAGRGFSILREAGIRVEVGTGAAAARLAHAGHIRRVTEGRPQVMLKLAVSADGKVGLAGRRPTAITGETARGRVHMMRATHDAVLTGIGTVLADDPQLTCRLPGMLDRSPLRVVLDAALRLPPTSALARSLAFAPLWVVAAEDAPDAPETMLTAMGIEVMRVRRRPDGALDLNETLKLLALRGITRLMVEAGPRIAAAFLRERLVDEANVFRAPLVLGAGALDALEGLPLSTLDDYLVDAGTEAYGSDSLRIMRRR, from the coding sequence ATGACGTGCAAATCCCGAGATGAAGCCCTGATGGCGGCCGCGCTCAGCGTCGGCAGCCGCGAACTCGGCCATACCTGGCCCAACCCCGCCGTCGGCGCGCTCGTGGTACGCGAGACGCCGCAGGGTCCGCTCGTGCTGGGGCGCGGCTGGACGGCGAGGGGCGGGCGCCCGCACGCCGAGCCGCAGGCGCTCGCCCAGGCCGGCGAGGCCGCGCGCGGCGCCACGCTCTACGTGACGCTGGAGCCCTGTTCGCATCACGGCCAGACCCCGCCCTGCGTCGACGCCGTGCGCGCCGCCGGCATCGAGCGTGTGGTCGCCGCCATCGAGGACCCCGACTTCCGCGTCGCCGGCCGGGGTTTCTCGATCCTGCGCGAGGCCGGCATCCGGGTGGAGGTCGGCACGGGCGCCGCCGCCGCGCGCCTCGCCCACGCCGGCCACATCCGCCGCGTCACCGAGGGGCGTCCGCAGGTGATGCTGAAGCTCGCGGTTTCGGCCGACGGCAAGGTCGGGCTGGCCGGCCGCCGGCCGACGGCCATCACCGGCGAAACGGCGCGCGGGCGCGTCCACATGATGCGCGCCACCCACGACGCCGTGCTCACCGGCATCGGAACGGTGCTCGCCGACGACCCGCAGCTGACCTGCCGGCTTCCCGGCATGCTGGACCGCTCGCCGCTGCGCGTGGTGCTCGACGCCGCGCTGCGCCTGCCGCCGACCAGCGCGCTCGCCCGCAGCCTGGCCTTCGCCCCGCTCTGGGTGGTGGCAGCCGAGGACGCGCCCGATGCGCCCGAGACGATGCTCACCGCCATGGGCATCGAGGTGATGCGGGTGCGGCGCCGCCCGGATGGGGCGCTGGACCTCAATGAGACGCTGAAGCTGCTGGCGCTGCGCGGTATCACCCGGCTCATGGTGGAGGCCGGCCCGCGCATCGCGGCCGCGTTCCTGCGCGAGCGGCTGGTCGACGAGGCGAACGTTTTCCGGGCGCCGCTCGTGCTCGGCGCCGGGGCGCTCGACGCGCTGGAGGGACTGCCGCTTTCGACTCTGGATGACTATCTGGTCGATGCAGGGACCGAAGCGTACGGCTCCGACAGCCTGCGCATCATGAGGCGTCGCTAA
- the glyA gene encoding serine hydroxymethyltransferase: MSSEAHASSTNRFFSATLAETDPELAGAITAELGRQRDEIELIASENIVSRAVLEAQGSVLTNKYAEGYPGRRYYGGCQYVDVAEQLAIDRAKQLFGASFANVQAHSGAQANTAVFFALMQPGDTFLGLNLAAGGHLTHGAPVSLSGKWFKPVPYNVRRDDQRIDYEEVAKLADEHKPKVIVAGGSAYPRHIDFARFRAIADSVGAKLMVDMAHFAGLVAGGVHPNPVPHAHVVTSTTHKTLRGPRGGLILTNDEELSKKINSAIFPGIQGGPLMHVIAAKAVAFGEALQPEFKVYAKNVVENAKALAENLKGHGFEIVSGGTDTHLMLVDLRPKKLTGKVSEIALGRAHITTNKNGIPFDPEKPFVTSGVRLGTPAGTTRGFGVAEFQQIGDMIAEVLDVLSQKGTEEDSLVEAAVRGKVAALLARYPIYG; the protein is encoded by the coding sequence ATGTCGTCCGAAGCTCACGCTTCTTCCACCAATCGCTTCTTCTCCGCCACGCTCGCCGAGACCGATCCCGAGCTCGCCGGCGCGATCACCGCTGAGCTCGGCCGCCAGCGCGACGAGATCGAGCTGATCGCCTCGGAGAACATCGTCTCGCGCGCCGTGCTGGAGGCGCAGGGCTCGGTCCTCACCAACAAATATGCCGAGGGCTATCCGGGCCGGCGCTATTATGGCGGCTGCCAGTATGTGGACGTTGCCGAGCAGCTCGCCATCGACCGCGCCAAGCAGCTCTTCGGCGCCAGCTTCGCCAATGTGCAGGCCCATTCGGGCGCGCAGGCGAACACGGCGGTGTTCTTCGCGCTGATGCAGCCGGGCGATACCTTCCTCGGCCTCAACCTCGCCGCCGGCGGTCATCTGACCCATGGCGCGCCAGTCAGCCTGTCGGGCAAGTGGTTCAAGCCGGTGCCCTACAATGTGCGCCGCGACGACCAGCGCATCGACTATGAAGAGGTGGCCAAGCTCGCCGACGAGCACAAGCCGAAGGTCATCGTGGCCGGCGGCTCGGCCTATCCGCGCCACATCGACTTCGCCAGGTTCCGCGCCATTGCCGATTCGGTCGGCGCGAAGCTGATGGTCGACATGGCCCATTTCGCCGGCCTCGTGGCGGGTGGCGTGCACCCCAATCCGGTGCCTCACGCCCATGTCGTGACCTCGACCACCCACAAGACCCTGCGCGGCCCGCGCGGCGGCCTGATCCTGACCAATGACGAGGAACTGTCGAAGAAGATCAATTCGGCGATCTTCCCCGGCATCCAGGGCGGCCCGCTGATGCACGTCATCGCCGCGAAGGCGGTCGCTTTCGGCGAGGCGCTTCAGCCGGAGTTCAAGGTCTACGCGAAGAACGTCGTGGAAAACGCGAAGGCGCTTGCGGAAAACCTCAAGGGCCACGGCTTCGAGATCGTCTCCGGCGGCACCGACACGCACCTGATGCTGGTCGATCTGCGGCCGAAGAAGCTCACCGGCAAGGTCTCCGAGATCGCGCTCGGCCGTGCCCACATCACCACCAACAAGAACGGCATCCCGTTCGATCCCGAGAAGCCCTTCGTCACCTCGGGCGTGCGCCTCGGCACGCCGGCGGGCACCACGCGCGGCTTCGGCGTCGCCGAATTCCAGCAGATCGGCGATATGATCGCGGAAGTGCTCGACGTGCTCTCGCAGAAGGGCACGGAGGAGGATAGCCTCGTCGAGGCGGCGGTGCGCGGCAAGGTCGCCGCGCTTCTGGCCCGCTACCCGATCTACGGCTGA
- the nrdR gene encoding transcriptional regulator NrdR yields MRCPYCGSLDTQVKDSRPTEDSAAIRRRRICPDCGGRFTTFERVQLRELTVLKRSGRRVPFDRDKLARSIEVALRKRPVDPERVERLVSGLVRRLESMGESEITSETIGERVMESLKQLDDIAYVRFASVYRNFREAKDFEAVLGELEPRPTDGVGEGEGAKLLRPAGATGPDE; encoded by the coding sequence ATGCGCTGTCCCTATTGCGGAAGCCTCGACACGCAGGTCAAGGATTCCCGTCCGACGGAGGACAGCGCCGCCATACGCCGCCGCCGCATCTGTCCCGATTGCGGCGGCCGCTTCACCACCTTCGAGCGTGTGCAGCTTCGCGAGTTGACGGTGCTCAAGCGTTCGGGCCGGCGGGTACCGTTCGACCGCGACAAGCTCGCCCGCTCCATCGAGGTAGCGCTGAGGAAGCGCCCCGTCGATCCGGAGCGGGTCGAGCGCCTCGTGTCGGGCCTCGTGCGCCGGCTGGAAAGCATGGGCGAGAGCGAGATCACGTCCGAGACGATCGGCGAGCGGGTGATGGAGAGCCTCAAGCAGCTCGACGACATCGCCTATGTCCGCTTCGCCTCGGTCTACCGCAATTTCCGTGAGGCCAAGGATTTCGAGGCCGTGCTCGGCGAGTTGGAACCACGTCCGACGGACGGGGTAGGCGAGGGCGAGGGGGCAAAGCTCCTGCGTCCGGCCGGCGCCACCGGGCCCGACGAATGA